Genomic DNA from Anthonomus grandis grandis chromosome 5, icAntGran1.3, whole genome shotgun sequence:
TGATTTCGTGATACCTCTTTTGGGCTACTTGTTTGATATTTTGTCTTCCCATGTGCAGTCCTGTTGATAAGctgtaaataaaatgtaattttgaaaacagttttaatgcaacttaaaaaaaaataatacgaaatgtttattattttttgaacgacTTCTTTTTATCATTAACACACTGAATCACCGAACAGTTGTTAATATTTGGTTCACACCTGCGAAAAATTCTGAACTTAGCAAAGTCTGCATTACCTAATTATTCATGTCACACTCATGGGTTTTTAACTAATGCAAGAATTATTTGTTGTCACAATAATAGTATGAATCATTTTATATCTTGGATATTTGTATATGCTTTAAACTGCTTGAAAATATATGAAATGGAGTgtcttaattaaaatcaataaccCATTAATGAAGACCAGGATTATCTTAATTTATAATGAAGTTAGAACCAAGGCAAAACTTAAGAGTACTAGAAGAGTACTGAATTCACAAAACTTAGAGAACGTATTTTAGTTACTCAAAAGCAAACAAAGTTACCTAACAATAAATAAGagaattgtatttaaaatttgtataaaaacaatgttttacCAAATTTGAACAGCGGCATCACCGCTCTCTTTTCGTTTAGTGACAGTCTTCAATAGTCTCACACGACGACGCCGTTTCTATGTACCAGTCGTTACTTTTAcggttgtatttaatataaatattgaagTTGTTACAAATAAATCATACAGTCCACATCGAACCCTtcaaacaattaataataataataccaaacatttaaatataaacgagaaaaaatatatttgtcgAATCTTAGAAAATAACTTTCATTTAGACTACATTTCTCTTAAGAAAAACTggtttatatcaaaaaatttttagtattatatagttttcaaatttcttatttattttttggtttaaaaataattatttattaggtGAACAAATATGAATATTCTTcatataattttcattattgtaTTTATCACTGAGTCAGGCAGGATATTATAGGCATTTggtataattgtttttattagcttttaaaTCTTCTTGCCTAAACTATTTACTACGAGAAATACGCATCAAACCACGACTTTGCGTTCTAGGTGGACAAAGGTGGAACAATAATTGTTCGAAATCCACTTGTGCACTACTTCCAAGGAGTAAAAATTACACCTTATGGCAATGTGGTAAACTATAGTAAATGCTTTCCAGAGGTccacataaataaaaagtaccTACAGATTTTGTTCAAAGAGCAAAATCGCATAAATATCATAtgcaataatattttactaagatTGGATTTTTCATTTATACACCAGTGGTATATTTAAGCATTAAGATACAATAAATATTAGGTAAATTCTCTACTAGAAAAAAAGGTATTTGATAAGATAAGCTAATGCGCATATTGTCAAATCAAGTCAAATTAaatgaaacatatttttatttatcactGATTGAAAAGAtgcttcaaaatttattaatatatgtacAAGTTATGTTATCAATGATAAATACCGGACCAGCCTATGGATTCTAAAAGAACACATAAAAGAACATATGATTGTGTGATTGacaaaaagatgaaaaatgtTAGAAACAATTTTTCGGTCTTGTTGATGGCAATCTttggtattaaatataaaatccccactagaaaaaagaataatttgaacgttaattttttttaatataataattatacagcATATCCAAGAATAAAGCCATCAAAACATATACTAGTTATACCCAATTTATGGTAAAATCGCAATATTCATTACTTGTGttaggtaaatttaaaaaaagaataaattaaccATAACTGTCCAATTTGCTCACATTTTTTCCTCGAATGttaccttttaatattttttattgaaaaaaaaactaaatcttgAGATCCATAGgagaaatttctttattaagaCCAATTTTGATCTAAACAAACCTAATTGCATTATTCAAGCGTTACACTTTGTATAAATCCGATATCATCGTACAAATCATAATAGTATGTGCAACACGATTCATTTGGTAACCCCCTttgttaaatacataaaaacGTACTTTTCAACGGATCTAATCAACCtgataaaaacaattaaatgatAATACGGGTAACAGATAAGAGACGCGAGGCAAATATGGAGTGATCAGGTGGCAAAACAGTTCGTTCCAGACCATGTAAATAGTTGATTTTCACTCGTCATGGGATTATTGGGTGGCTTTAGGGCCAAGTTTTCAAAAGATAGTGTCGCGAagaaaaacagtaaaatatcaaagaaaaatactGTGGTGTGTGTTGGATATAGGGTATTCTCGGAGTTTCAAGACATTCCCCAatgtaagtatttatttagacATATTTAGAAAAGCATTTAAAGGTATAAGTATCTATAGCCATTTCAcctaataaatattaaccttTTTAGATCGACCAATATCAGAACCACCGGTAGCAAAACAACCTACCGCAATCAAAACAGTAATACCTCAAGCAGATCCCAATATAAATGGAATTAATAGTAAACCATTGCAATCCCCAGATAGGCCTGTGGGTACTATGATTATTACTAATCCTACCGCAAGAAAATCAGTAAATAAACCAGTCTCCAATTCAGCTGTAAGTAATACATCTGAAATACAATCAAATCATTTGGATTTTAGTGCAAACTATAACCATGAAATAAGCGGGTTAACAGTGGGTATTTCTAGAAATGTGCAAGTTATTGAGAAACCCACACCTGCTGTTAGAAGTATATCTAATGATAAAAATAGCGAAACTGAAGAAGAATCGCGAAGAAATAAATCACTTATGGACGACATAATTACTGTCTTTGCTGAAGATGACAATAATACTAATTCGGatgaaaaaaacactttttataatgTGAGAGAACCAGGTAAATCACCAACAGAGAACATCCCCAGAGCAGAACATAACGGAGTACTTATAGTAGATGTTTCtgataattatattaatcaaCATGACGATGAATCCCTCAAATATACGAATATAATAAGTGATCAAGGTTCATTAACTGACTCAAGAACCACGTTTAATATAAATACTATAGAAAATCCCTATGAAAACGAGAGTGACGATAACGAATCGAGCTGGTATCAAGAAACAGAATCATCTTTTCAAGAGGAAAACAAACAAACCATCACCACAAGACATTTGAGCAGTGTGCAAACTTTCAAAACCACATCTACTCTAGGAGCTACAAGTAGCGCTACAAATATCTTCTTTGCAAGCGACGACGAGGAGCCAGAAGAGGTGGAACCTAGGCCGGCGCctagaaaatttaatatgagAATAAATCATGAGGGGATTGAAGGTCGTAGTGGTGCTGAGTGTTGAAAACGAAATGTGTAAGAGATTATTATTTGTTACCACAATTAAGTCGTTGCTGTGATACGTTGTGTGTATGTTTGTTAGGACCTTATATACCGTCAACGTAGATACGatctagtttattttttattataaacgtCCTATTTATTTACGGTAATaaagtcaaataattttaagtaagcCTTCTTCAATATCATGACAGATTTAATTTAGCTGTTAAGATAAGATTATGCtcttaaaacataatttaaaaatataatgaataatacTATAGGTAGACAATGCCAATACCTAACTTTTCGATActaattttgtgaaaattgtgtttttcagtaaatgcaatattaaaaaaaattggttacttaatataaagaattattaatatttttattttgattctaaatttacaccaacataaaaaaatggaaatacgACAATTAAAATAGGCTGAACCTAAAGCTCCAAAACattaaatgcataaaatatttaaaaaactacaaggCTGGCATAGAGTAGGGTAGTGACTTCCTTCAATTTCTAATACCTATAAATTTAACCCATTGAAGAACAAATATATAGGGATAAAAGGTCAGACTGGACACGGTTGATAGGGCAGTTGCATGCTTTTTTGTCGATGATAAAGTCTTTAGTCTTGTTCTTGACTACTAAAttcattaaagaaataaaaaaaccagtACATGGAATCCAGAGAATTACTTTCCCTTGAAAATTTCAAGTCTTAGCCCATTCTTATCTTACTTTTTGATTAATTCCAATTTTTCTAGAGTCCTTTGAATAACCTTAATCGCTGGTTTGGATGaaa
This window encodes:
- the LOC126735937 gene encoding uncharacterized protein LOC126735937, with the translated sequence MGLLGGFRAKFSKDSVAKKNSKISKKNTVVCVGYRVFSEFQDIPQYRPISEPPVAKQPTAIKTVIPQADPNINGINSKPLQSPDRPVGTMIITNPTARKSVNKPVSNSAVSNTSEIQSNHLDFSANYNHEISGLTVGISRNVQVIEKPTPAVRSISNDKNSETEEESRRNKSLMDDIITVFAEDDNNTNSDEKNTFYNVREPGKSPTENIPRAEHNGVLIVDVSDNYINQHDDESLKYTNIISDQGSLTDSRTTFNINTIENPYENESDDNESSWYQETESSFQEENKQTITTRHLSSVQTFKTTSTLGATSSATNIFFASDDEEPEEVEPRPAPRKFNMRINHEGIEGRSGAEC